The Eggerthella guodeyinii sequence AGCTCGTGCGCCATGGCCCAGGGGATCGCGAACGACGGGTTGTCCACGTTGATGTTCGACTCCATCGTGAAGGGGAAGAACATGCCGCCGATGTTCGCGTACGACATCAGCTCGGAAGCGAGCACCGGCTTCGGCGGCGAGTACAGCGGCCGCTCCAGCACCGGGTACTGCGCGGCCAGCTTCCGCATGGCCTCCACCGACTCCTGTGCGTAGCGCTCGAACTGGCCCGGCTCGGCTTCGAACAGGTCCGCGTCGTCGCCCAGCAGCGCCCGGGCCTGCCCCAGATCGTCGGCGAGCGAAGTAGTGAGCGCCACGAGCTCCTCCTGGCGCTGCGCCGGATCGGCGTCGGCCTCCTCCACGTCGTAGCCGGCGTGCTCGGTGAAGGTGTAGCGGTAGTAGTTCAGCCCACACAAGGCCGTGAACAGGAAGTACACCACGCAGCAGATGGCCACTACCCCCATCGCGCCGCGGTAGGCCGCCATGAGGCGCGCGCCCTTGCTCACGACGATCTTGCGAATGCAGTAAACGACGTACCCCGCGCAGAACAGCAGGAACAGCGCCGTGACCCACTCGGCCACCGAGAACCCCACGAGCGACGGCAGAAAGCCCACGACGCTCGACAGCACGGGGTACACCGTCTGGCTGTACCATTCGGCCGCGTCGGGGTTCGCCCGCGCCACCATCGTCGCCGCAAGCGCGACGATGCCGAGCGGGATGAACAGCATCCGCTTGAGCAAGAACTTCCGTATGCCGCGCTTCGGTTCGTCGGTTTCCATAGGGTGACAGTATAACCTGTGCGGGCGAGCGCCCACGGAAACGTTTCGCCTTGATCTCAATCAAACAATAGCAACTAGCCAAATATGGCATATTACTATAGAATAACAGCATAAAACAGACAAATATGGCATATAAAGAGGTGGACATGAAACTGACCGGCTACGAGAACAACACGGCGGTGCTTTCGGAGCTCGCACAGCGCATCCGCGACCAAAGGCTCGCGCTCGGGCTCACCCAAGCGGAGCTGGCGAAGAAAAGCGGCGTTTCCTCGCGCACGGTGGCGCGCCTCGAGTCGGGCGACGGCATCGCGCTCGACGGCTTTCTCGGCATCTTGCGATCGCTGGGAATCCTTCGCAATATCGACCTGCTGGTTCCCGAATACCGGATGGCGCCCACCGAGGCATTCGACGGGCGGCAGAAACGCAAGCGGGCCGCCTCCTCGAAAAGCGCGCAGCCGAACAAGGGTTGGACGTGGGGTGACGAACGATGATCGCCGCCAACGTTTTCCTGTGGGGCACCCGCATCGGGGCCGTCCAGCAAGAGGACGTCGACGACATCCCCGTTTTCAACTACGACCCCGATTTCACGCTGAGCGGCATCGAGCTTTCCCCGCTCGAGATGCCCCTGTCCGGCGCCCTCTACTCGTTTCCCACCCTCAACGGCGAGTCGTTCCACGGCTTGCCCGGCATGCTGGCCGATTCGCTGCCGGACAAATTCGGCAACGCCCTGCTGGACAGCTATCTGGCCCAACACGGCAGGGACTACCGGAGGCTCAGCGCCGTCGAGCGCTTGCTCTATACCGGCAAACGCGGAATGGGCGCCTTGGAGTACGAGCCTTCCTACGACCGGTTCGCCCGCAACGACGACGTCGACATCGACGCGTTGGTCGGCGTCGCGAACGACGTGCTGAACCGGCGCGAGGGAATGCGCGAAACCATGGACGCCAAGGGCCTCGCCCATTTGGTGAGCGTGGGAACGTCGGCCGGGGGCGCCCGCGCGAAAGCCGTGATCGCCTGGAACCGAACGACGAACGACGTTCGCTCGGGGCAGGTAGCAGCCGATCCCGGATACGAGCACTGGCTGATCAAGTTCGACGGCGTCGAGAAGAATAAGGACAAGGGAGATTCCTACGATCGACCTGCGTACACGCGCATAGAGTTCGCCTACTACACCATGGCGATCGCGGCGGGGCTCGAGATGAGCGCGTGCGAGCTGTTCGAGGAAAACGGGCGCCGGCATTTCATGACGAGGCGCTTCGATCGGACGGCAGACGGCGGCAAGCTGCATATGCAAACCCTCGGCGCCCTCGCCCATTTCGACTTCAACGCTCCGGCGGCGCACAGCTACGAGCAAGCCGCCAGCGTCATGCGACGCCTGAATCTCGGCCAGGACAGCCTCGAGCAGCTGTACCTCAGAATGACGTTCAACGTTCTGGCCAGGAACCAGGACGACCACGTGAAGAACCTGTCGTTTTTGATGGACAGGCGCGGAACATGGAGCCTTGCCCCGGCATACGACGTGACGTACGCGAACGATCCGGGCAACAAGTGGCTGTCCCGCCATCAGATGACCGTTGCAGGCAAGGCCGAGAACATAGGGCTGGACGACCTGCTCGCTGCGGCGAAGGCCATGGACGTCCCGCGCATCCGCGCCTTGGAGCTGACCGAGCAGGTGAACGGGGCCGTCCGGGAATGGAGAACTTTCGCGCAGTCGGCCGACGTCCCCGAAGCGGCGTGCGAGGAAATCCAGCGAAACCTGCTGACGCTGTAACGAAACGCCCGGCAACCGCCCACGATGCCGCGCCAACGTGGGCGCAAAAGCGCTCCCATGACAATTTCGCGGCACATGCGGCGCGCGCCGCAGCCTCGGCAGAGCCTGAAACCCCAGGTGGCGAAATTTCTCCCGGCTTCGCGCCGAGAACCAGACCGGCGAAAATTGTCATGGGAGCGCTTTTGCGCCCACAAGGAGCCGAGAGCCGTGCGGTGCCGCCGACCGCGTGGACGGGGCAGTACGCGGCGTCGACCGCGCCGACCGCGCCTGCGCCGCGCTCTCTACAAATCGTCCACCAGGGCGCTCGACTTCGCGTAGGCGGTGCTGCGCGCTTCGAAGAAGTCGGTCTTGATCATGTTCGCGTTCGAGAACTGGCTCACCCACGACATGCTTTCCGGCTCGCGCTCGTGGCCCTCGTACAGCGGCTCGAAGCCCAGCTGCGTGCAGCGCAGATTGCCCAGGTACTGGATGTAGTCGGTCACCATCTGCTTGTTCAGGCCGGCCACGTCGTCGCCGATGGCGTAGTGGCCCCAGCGAATCTCCTGCTCGCAGCCCTCCTTGATCATGGCGCGGTACTCCTCCACCAGCTCGGGCGTGAACAGCGCGGGCTCCTCCTCCTTGAGCTCAAGCAGAATGTTGCGGAACAGCCACAGGTGCGTGTTCTCGTCGCGGTTGATGTAGCGGATCTCCTGCACCGACCCCGGCATGAGGTTGTTGCGCCCCAGGTTGTAGAAGAACATGAAGCCGCTGTAGAAGTACACGCCTTCCAGGATGTAGTTCGCCACCAGCACGCGCGCGAGCGCTTCGGGGCTCTTGTCGTCCTGGAACTGGTTGTACAGGTTGCCGATGAACTCGTTGCGCGCCAGCAGGTGCTCGTCTTCCTTCCACTGGTACAGCACGTCGTTGCGCTCCTGCGGCTCGCAGATGGTGTCCAACATGTAGCTGTAGCTCTGGCTGTGCACCGTTTCCTGGAACGTTTGGATGGCCAGGCACAGGTTCACCTCGTTGGCGGTGATGTACTCGCCCACGTTGGGCAGGTTCGCCGACTGCAGGCTGTCGAGGAAGATGAGGAACGACAGGATCTTGTCGTAGGCGCGCCGCTCGGGCGCGGGCAGCTTGCGGTAGTCCTTGATGTCCACGCCGAGATTGATCTCCTCGGGTATCCAGAAGTTGTTCATGGCTTGGCGGTACCAGTCGCTCACCCACTCGTACTTCATGTTGTTGAAGTCGTTGAGGTTCGTCGTGTTGCCCCCGATCATCCGCCGGTCGAGCACATCGGTGTCGCCCAGCGGGTTGAACAGGGGCTTCTTCTTGAGTTGAGACATTGCAGGCTATCTCCTTCCATGCGCCCGCAGGGCGCATATCAACGCGCAGGTTGGCGTAGTCGGTCAGCGAGGGGCGCTCTTCGGGACTTGCTTCGCGGCGCAGCCTGTCGGCAGGCTCCGGCGCCGGCAGGCCGACGGAACGCATTACGACGAGCACACTTCGCATTCTTCCACTTCCAGGCTCTTCGACCTCACGTAGTAGATGGTCTTCACGCCTTCCTCCCAGGCCAGCAGGTACAAATCGAGCACCCGGCGGAACGTGTACTCGTTCGTGATGTAGAGGTTCATGCTCTGCGCCTGGTCGATGTGGCGCTGGCGCACGCCGCACGCGCGCACCGACCACGCCTGGTCGATGAGGTGGGCGTTCTTGTAGTACCAGAACGTGTCCATCGACAGCTCGGGCGCCACGCGCGGCATGAGGCCGTTCTTCTTCTCCTCGAGGAAGTAGCGGTTCATGACGGGGTCGAGGCCCGCGGTGGTGCCGGCGATGATGCTCGTGGAGCTCGTGGGCGCCACGGCCAGCAGGTAACCGTTGCGCAGGCCGTGCTCGGCCACGTCGCGCGCGAGGTCGGCCCAGCGCCCCTCCGTCAACCCGCGGTCGCGGAAGTAGTCGCCCGTCTGCCAGCCGCTTCCCTCGAAGTAGCCGTACGCGCCCTTCTCCCGCGCGATGGCGCAGCTGGCGCGCACCGCCGCGTAGTGCACGTCGCCGAACACGCGGTCGGCGAACGCGAGGTGCTCCTCGCTCTCCCACCGGATGCCGTGCTTCGCCAGCAGGTGGTGGTACCCGCTCACGCCCAGGCCGATGGGACGGTACTGACGGTTGTTGATCTCGGCGTAGGGCACCGGGAAGAAGTTGAGGTCGATGACGTTGTCGAGCGCGCGCACCGCGCTTTCCGTCACCTGCGCCAGCTCCTGCGGGTCGTCCACGTCGATATGACCGAGCGAGAGGCTGGCCAGGTTGCACACCACGAACGCCCCCGGCTTCGTCACGGTGACCACCACCTGCTCGCCGTTTACGTCCTCGATGCGCTGCTCCAGCTGCTCGATGGCGCCCATGTTCTGCGCGATCTCGGTGCACAGGTTGCTGCAGTAGATGACGCCTCGGTGCTTGTTCGGGTTCGCGCGGTTCACCGCGTCGCGGTTGAACGTGAACGGCGTGCCCGTCTCCACGGCGCTCTTGATGATGAGGCGGATGACGTCCTTGAGGGGGATGACGCGCTTCTTGATGCGCGCGTCGGCCACGCATTCGAGGTACTTGCGCGTCCATTCCTCGCCGAAGCAGTCCTCCAGCGCGTAGCCCTTCACCGTGGCGATCTCGTGCGGGCACATAAGGTACCAGTC is a genomic window containing:
- a CDS encoding DUF3810 domain-containing protein; this translates as METDEPKRGIRKFLLKRMLFIPLGIVALAATMVARANPDAAEWYSQTVYPVLSSVVGFLPSLVGFSVAEWVTALFLLFCAGYVVYCIRKIVVSKGARLMAAYRGAMGVVAICCVVYFLFTALCGLNYYRYTFTEHAGYDVEEADADPAQRQEELVALTTSLADDLGQARALLGDDADLFEAEPGQFERYAQESVEAMRKLAAQYPVLERPLYSPPKPVLASELMSYANIGGMFFPFTMESNINVDNPSFAIPWAMAHELAHQCGFMREDEANFIAYLACKESDDALMRYSGYLLAYDNAISALRKVDPEAASAIASGLSAAVQRDLAQRAEHWAKYEGPVQDVSNAANDTYLKANNQTDGMRSYGRMVDLLLAEQRAEGEGA
- a CDS encoding helix-turn-helix transcriptional regulator; this translates as MKLTGYENNTAVLSELAQRIRDQRLALGLTQAELAKKSGVSSRTVARLESGDGIALDGFLGILRSLGILRNIDLLVPEYRMAPTEAFDGRQKRKRAASSKSAQPNKGWTWGDER
- a CDS encoding type II toxin-antitoxin system HipA family toxin yields the protein MIAANVFLWGTRIGAVQQEDVDDIPVFNYDPDFTLSGIELSPLEMPLSGALYSFPTLNGESFHGLPGMLADSLPDKFGNALLDSYLAQHGRDYRRLSAVERLLYTGKRGMGALEYEPSYDRFARNDDVDIDALVGVANDVLNRREGMRETMDAKGLAHLVSVGTSAGGARAKAVIAWNRTTNDVRSGQVAADPGYEHWLIKFDGVEKNKDKGDSYDRPAYTRIEFAYYTMAIAAGLEMSACELFEENGRRHFMTRRFDRTADGGKLHMQTLGALAHFDFNAPAAHSYEQAASVMRRLNLGQDSLEQLYLRMTFNVLARNQDDHVKNLSFLMDRRGTWSLAPAYDVTYANDPGNKWLSRHQMTVAGKAENIGLDDLLAAAKAMDVPRIRALELTEQVNGAVREWRTFAQSADVPEAACEEIQRNLLTL
- a CDS encoding ribonucleotide-diphosphate reductase subunit beta — translated: MSQLKKKPLFNPLGDTDVLDRRMIGGNTTNLNDFNNMKYEWVSDWYRQAMNNFWIPEEINLGVDIKDYRKLPAPERRAYDKILSFLIFLDSLQSANLPNVGEYITANEVNLCLAIQTFQETVHSQSYSYMLDTICEPQERNDVLYQWKEDEHLLARNEFIGNLYNQFQDDKSPEALARVLVANYILEGVYFYSGFMFFYNLGRNNLMPGSVQEIRYINRDENTHLWLFRNILLELKEEEPALFTPELVEEYRAMIKEGCEQEIRWGHYAIGDDVAGLNKQMVTDYIQYLGNLRCTQLGFEPLYEGHEREPESMSWVSQFSNANMIKTDFFEARSTAYAKSSALVDDL